In one window of Archangium lipolyticum DNA:
- a CDS encoding type I polyketide synthase, with protein MTSFAEKIAQYSPKRLALLAMDLKSRLDAVEGARSEPVAIIGMGCRFPGGGTDPESYWNLLCNGVDAVTEVPPSRWTREDMARLDPEALEKLGARWGSFIDQVDRFDADFFGISPREAHRMDPQQRILLEVAWEALERAGQDMTRLAGSRTGVFVGLYSDDYALLQMGNPSARDASSVTGSLNCVVSGRLSYLLDFQGPCLVVDTACSSSLVALHLATQSLRNQECSMALACGVNLILSPHSSSRVSRAQALAPDGRCKTFDARANGFVRGEGCGVVVLKRLSDAIAAGDPILALVRGSAVNQDGKSAGLTAPNVLAQKALIRQALHSAGLEPSDIDCVEAHGTGTSLGDPIEMEALQEVYGSGRSAQHPLVVGAAKTNIGHLESAAGIAGVIKMVLSLRHQAVPPLAHFQRLNPRIDLGDAPITLPTALHPWPAREDRKRRGAVSSFGISGTNAHVILEEPPAAQAAPAAHASGAHLLPLSARSPSALQDLARKYAEYLVSSPEVSLRDVCYTAALRRTHHEYRLAVSGESPAVIAGKLRELATGGPAPARKGTDERRKVVFVFPGQGSQWLGMGRQLLEQEPVFREALERIDEAMRPHVSWRLLDVLRAPSESSRLQEIDVVQPVLFAMAVALSALWRSWGIEPDAVVGHSMGEVAAAHVAGALSLEDAAAVICLRSRLLKRISGQGAMLATELSLAEAKKALVGREERVAIAVSNSPTSTVLSGDAAALEEIRGSLEARNVFCRWVKVDVASHSPQVDPLRAELLAALSSVRPKPSSVPIVSTVTASVCDGSGFDAAYWVRNLRDPVLFSTAVLELVQGGHTVFMEMSPHPILLPAVERCLQHADREGLTLPSLRREESERAVMLESFGALYSAAWPVEWTRLFPEGGRMVPLPTYPWQHKRFWIDAVVSPVLPAAEHVTSLRGRPVSVAHGIDGEIFELELGSTSLPWLGAHRLGGVAVVPASALAELGLSAAAEALGTGPRELSDVEFERALVLPETERRVVQVHVSPASGGRHMFQIHSRSAGGAAGKAGWVRHCRGQLRTVSAPSGTPVVIDAVRSRCAQQVSGPAIYEELERRNVQYEAPLRTLGEVWRRPGEALGLVALGPELVQESVRYQLHPALLDAGLQTLALAIAAEAEGAALFMPLSIEAIECVPGRADVKWAHVSLAPAASPDERVGTLELLDGEGRKVAAARGVRLRRVAAERLLEVLGEARSQDWFHDVAWEARPVGAAQPGPADWIVFLDRSGWGTALVEAIGRQGHPCVTVTAGTSFQRLDARRFVVDPKRPEDMERLLRELPALPPGHEGRAVYLWGLDAMLDEQGVTPESSGAALHLVKALMGSPGRARLWVVTRGAQVTGSGTERVSLAQAPLWGLGRVVSLEQPDVWGGLIDLEPGSTPDESAAVLREISAFGGDGEDQLAFREKRTLVPRLVRGRVDAPVEPLRLRPDAAYLVTGGLGGLGLKVARWLVERGARHLVLLGRSGISDVGDAASARRREGIESLRALGASVTTLAADVADRARMAELLREVAATLPPLRGVIHAAALLTECRLEDMDQAAMAAMLRPKVLGSWVLHELTRELGLDFFVMFSSTSTQWGASGLAHYAAGNQFLEALAHHRRALGLPATTIHWGTWDQIGGERAEGERDFARFGMNPMSSERALDAMGQVLRAGVSHKTVASVNWSALKPLWEARRRRPFLRQVGESSPTPGAASSRARWLAELESLPPARRFDTLVQRIQAEVGRILGFPSSELPPAERGFFQMGMTSLMSVELRNALQRGLDKELPASLAFDHPTVLALAKRLAGSVTAVEIPLPTAAAAQESRPQTAQAEIGDLAERLSQVAGLSDEEVERLIAQKLS; from the coding sequence ATGACGAGCTTCGCCGAAAAGATCGCGCAGTACTCCCCCAAGCGGTTGGCGCTCCTCGCGATGGACCTCAAGTCCCGGCTCGATGCCGTGGAGGGCGCGCGTTCGGAGCCGGTGGCCATCATCGGGATGGGGTGTCGCTTCCCCGGCGGTGGGACGGATCCGGAGTCGTACTGGAACCTCCTGTGCAACGGCGTGGATGCCGTCACCGAGGTGCCTCCCTCGCGGTGGACCCGTGAGGACATGGCCCGGCTGGATCCCGAGGCCCTGGAGAAGCTGGGGGCGCGGTGGGGCTCCTTCATCGATCAGGTGGACCGGTTCGACGCGGACTTCTTCGGGATCTCGCCGCGCGAGGCGCACCGGATGGATCCGCAGCAGCGCATCCTGCTCGAGGTGGCGTGGGAGGCGCTGGAGCGCGCCGGGCAGGACATGACGCGGCTCGCGGGCAGCCGCACCGGCGTGTTCGTGGGGCTGTACAGCGATGACTACGCGCTGCTGCAGATGGGCAACCCCTCGGCCCGGGACGCGAGCAGCGTGACGGGGTCGCTCAACTGCGTGGTGTCGGGGCGCCTGTCGTACCTCCTGGACTTCCAGGGACCCTGCCTCGTCGTGGACACCGCGTGCTCGTCGTCGCTGGTGGCGCTGCACCTGGCCACCCAGAGCCTTCGCAACCAGGAGTGCTCGATGGCGCTGGCGTGCGGCGTCAACCTCATCCTCTCGCCGCATTCCTCGAGCAGGGTGTCGCGGGCCCAGGCGCTCGCGCCGGATGGGCGCTGCAAGACCTTCGATGCGCGCGCCAACGGCTTCGTGCGTGGCGAGGGCTGCGGCGTCGTCGTCCTCAAGCGCCTGTCGGATGCGATCGCGGCGGGGGACCCCATCCTCGCGCTCGTGCGGGGCTCGGCCGTCAACCAGGACGGCAAGTCGGCGGGGCTGACCGCGCCCAACGTGCTTGCCCAGAAGGCGCTCATCCGCCAGGCGCTGCACAGCGCGGGCCTGGAGCCTTCCGACATCGACTGTGTCGAGGCGCATGGGACCGGAACCTCTTTGGGGGATCCCATCGAGATGGAGGCGCTCCAGGAGGTCTACGGCAGCGGGCGCTCCGCGCAGCATCCGCTCGTCGTGGGTGCGGCGAAGACCAACATCGGCCACCTCGAGTCGGCTGCGGGAATCGCGGGCGTCATCAAGATGGTCCTCTCCCTGAGGCACCAGGCCGTCCCTCCGCTCGCGCACTTCCAGCGGCTCAACCCGCGGATCGATCTCGGCGACGCACCCATCACCCTCCCGACGGCACTCCACCCCTGGCCGGCGAGGGAGGACAGGAAGCGCCGTGGCGCGGTCAGCTCGTTCGGCATCAGCGGGACGAACGCGCACGTGATTCTCGAGGAGCCCCCCGCGGCTCAGGCGGCGCCGGCCGCCCACGCGTCCGGTGCGCACCTGCTGCCGCTGTCGGCACGCTCTCCCTCCGCGCTCCAGGATCTGGCCCGGAAGTACGCGGAGTACCTCGTGTCGTCGCCGGAAGTGTCGCTCCGGGATGTCTGCTACACGGCGGCGCTCCGGCGGACGCACCATGAGTACCGCCTGGCCGTCTCGGGAGAGTCCCCGGCCGTCATCGCCGGGAAGCTCCGGGAGCTCGCGACCGGAGGACCCGCTCCGGCCCGGAAGGGCACGGACGAGCGGCGCAAGGTGGTCTTCGTGTTCCCGGGCCAGGGCTCGCAGTGGCTCGGCATGGGGCGGCAGCTCCTCGAGCAGGAGCCGGTCTTCCGTGAGGCCCTCGAGCGCATCGACGAGGCCATGCGGCCCCATGTGTCGTGGCGGCTGCTCGACGTGCTCCGGGCGCCGTCCGAGTCGTCGCGGCTCCAGGAGATCGACGTCGTGCAGCCGGTCCTGTTCGCCATGGCCGTGGCGCTCTCGGCGCTCTGGCGCTCGTGGGGGATCGAGCCCGACGCGGTGGTGGGACACAGCATGGGCGAGGTGGCCGCGGCGCACGTGGCGGGCGCGCTCAGCCTGGAGGATGCGGCGGCCGTCATCTGCCTCAGGAGCCGGCTGCTCAAGCGCATCAGTGGCCAGGGCGCGATGCTGGCGACGGAGCTGTCCCTCGCGGAGGCGAAGAAGGCCCTCGTGGGGCGCGAGGAGCGTGTCGCGATCGCGGTGAGCAACAGCCCGACGTCGACGGTGCTGTCCGGAGATGCCGCGGCGCTCGAGGAGATCCGTGGCTCGCTCGAGGCCCGCAATGTGTTCTGCCGGTGGGTGAAGGTCGACGTGGCGTCGCATAGCCCGCAGGTCGATCCGCTGCGCGCCGAGCTGCTCGCCGCGCTCTCCTCGGTTCGGCCGAAGCCCTCCTCCGTGCCCATCGTCTCGACCGTCACCGCCTCCGTCTGTGATGGCTCCGGCTTCGATGCCGCGTACTGGGTCCGCAACCTGCGCGATCCGGTGCTGTTCTCCACGGCCGTGCTCGAGCTCGTCCAGGGCGGACATACGGTCTTCATGGAGATGAGCCCGCACCCGATCCTGCTGCCCGCCGTCGAGCGGTGCCTGCAGCACGCGGACCGTGAGGGCCTGACGCTCCCGTCCCTGCGGCGCGAGGAGTCCGAGCGGGCGGTGATGCTGGAGTCTTTCGGCGCGCTGTACAGCGCGGCCTGGCCCGTGGAGTGGACCCGGCTCTTCCCGGAGGGCGGGCGCATGGTCCCGCTGCCGACGTATCCCTGGCAGCACAAGCGGTTCTGGATCGACGCAGTGGTGTCGCCCGTCCTGCCCGCCGCCGAGCACGTGACGTCCCTGCGTGGCCGGCCGGTGAGCGTGGCGCATGGAATCGACGGTGAGATCTTCGAGCTGGAGCTGGGCAGTACCTCGCTGCCGTGGCTCGGCGCGCACCGGTTGGGAGGCGTCGCCGTGGTTCCAGCCTCGGCCCTGGCCGAGCTCGGGCTGAGCGCCGCGGCCGAGGCCCTGGGGACCGGGCCTCGCGAGCTTTCGGACGTGGAGTTCGAGCGCGCGCTGGTGTTGCCGGAGACGGAGCGGCGCGTCGTGCAGGTGCACGTCTCGCCGGCTTCCGGTGGCCGGCACATGTTCCAGATCCACAGCCGCTCGGCGGGTGGCGCGGCGGGCAAGGCGGGGTGGGTGAGGCATTGCCGGGGCCAGTTGCGGACCGTGAGCGCGCCTTCGGGCACTCCGGTGGTCATCGATGCGGTGCGCTCGCGCTGCGCGCAGCAGGTATCGGGGCCAGCCATCTACGAGGAGCTCGAGCGTCGCAACGTCCAGTACGAGGCTCCGCTGCGGACGCTCGGCGAGGTCTGGAGGCGGCCGGGAGAGGCGCTCGGGCTCGTCGCGCTCGGGCCGGAGCTCGTCCAGGAGTCGGTGCGCTACCAGCTCCACCCGGCCCTGCTGGACGCGGGGCTACAGACCCTGGCGCTCGCGATCGCGGCGGAGGCGGAGGGGGCCGCGCTGTTCATGCCCCTGAGCATCGAGGCGATCGAGTGTGTTCCGGGCCGTGCCGACGTGAAGTGGGCCCATGTGTCGCTCGCGCCCGCGGCCAGCCCGGACGAGCGGGTGGGCACGCTGGAGTTGCTGGATGGAGAAGGCCGCAAGGTGGCCGCGGCGCGCGGGGTGCGGCTGCGGCGTGTCGCGGCCGAGCGGCTCCTCGAGGTGCTGGGCGAGGCCCGCTCGCAGGACTGGTTCCATGACGTGGCCTGGGAGGCCCGGCCCGTCGGAGCGGCCCAACCGGGGCCCGCGGATTGGATCGTGTTCCTCGACCGGAGCGGATGGGGCACGGCGCTCGTGGAGGCGATTGGCCGTCAGGGCCACCCGTGCGTCACCGTGACGGCGGGGACGTCCTTCCAGCGGCTGGACGCGCGGCGCTTCGTGGTGGACCCGAAGCGGCCCGAGGACATGGAGCGCCTGCTGCGCGAGCTGCCGGCACTGCCTCCAGGACACGAGGGCCGCGCCGTCTACCTGTGGGGCCTCGATGCGATGCTCGACGAGCAGGGGGTCACACCGGAGTCCTCCGGGGCCGCGCTGCATCTGGTGAAGGCACTCATGGGCTCACCCGGGCGCGCGCGGCTCTGGGTGGTGACCCGTGGCGCCCAGGTCACCGGTTCGGGGACCGAGCGCGTGTCGTTGGCGCAGGCGCCGCTCTGGGGCCTGGGCCGGGTCGTGTCCCTTGAGCAGCCCGACGTGTGGGGCGGCCTCATCGACCTGGAGCCGGGGAGCACTCCCGATGAGAGCGCCGCGGTGCTCCGCGAGATCTCCGCTTTCGGCGGGGATGGTGAGGATCAGCTCGCGTTCCGCGAGAAGCGCACGCTCGTGCCCCGCCTCGTTCGCGGGCGGGTGGATGCGCCAGTGGAGCCGCTGCGCCTGCGTCCGGACGCGGCCTACCTCGTCACCGGCGGCCTGGGAGGGCTGGGCCTGAAGGTGGCGCGGTGGCTGGTGGAGCGGGGGGCGCGGCACCTCGTGCTGCTGGGCCGGAGTGGCATCTCCGACGTGGGGGATGCGGCCTCGGCGCGGCGCCGCGAGGGAATCGAGTCGCTCCGCGCACTCGGCGCGTCCGTCACCACGCTGGCCGCCGACGTGGCGGATCGCGCGAGGATGGCGGAGCTCCTGCGCGAGGTGGCCGCGACGCTTCCCCCGTTGCGAGGGGTGATCCACGCCGCCGCGCTCCTGACGGAGTGCCGCCTGGAGGACATGGACCAGGCGGCCATGGCGGCGATGCTGCGCCCGAAGGTGCTCGGCTCCTGGGTGCTGCACGAGCTGACGCGTGAGCTGGGTCTCGACTTCTTCGTGATGTTCTCGTCGACGTCGACCCAGTGGGGCGCTTCGGGTCTGGCGCACTACGCCGCGGGCAACCAGTTCCTCGAGGCGCTCGCGCATCACCGCCGGGCCCTGGGGCTGCCCGCCACTACCATCCACTGGGGGACGTGGGACCAGATTGGCGGGGAGCGTGCCGAGGGCGAGCGGGACTTCGCGCGTTTCGGAATGAATCCCATGTCGTCGGAGCGGGCGCTCGACGCGATGGGCCAGGTGCTGCGGGCGGGGGTGAGCCACAAGACCGTCGCATCCGTGAACTGGTCGGCGTTGAAGCCGCTCTGGGAGGCCCGGCGCCGCCGGCCCTTCCTGCGGCAGGTGGGCGAGTCCTCGCCAACGCCGGGCGCGGCGTCCTCGCGGGCGCGGTGGCTCGCGGAGCTCGAGTCGCTGCCTCCGGCCCGCCGGTTCGACACGCTGGTGCAGCGCATCCAGGCCGAGGTGGGGCGGATCCTCGGGTTCCCATCCTCCGAGCTGCCGCCCGCGGAGCGGGGGTTCTTCCAGATGGGCATGACCTCGCTGATGTCCGTGGAGCTGCGCAACGCGCTGCAGCGGGGCCTCGACAAGGAGCTGCCCGCGAGCCTCGCGTTCGATCACCCCACCGTGCTCGCGCTGGCGAAGCGCCTGGCCGGGAGTGTCACCGCGGTGGAGATCCCACTGCCCACCGCCGCGGCGGCCCAGGAGTCACGGCCGCAGACCGCTCAGGCGGAGATCGGCGATCTCGCCGAGCGCCTGTCGCAGGTGGCGGGGCTGTCCGACGAAGAGGTCGAGCGGTTGATTGCACAGAAGCTGAGCTGA